Proteins found in one Thermoplasmata archaeon genomic segment:
- the guaA gene encoding glutamine-hydrolyzing GMP synthase, which yields MDSNVRPDSMERITTPELAEAFINEQVAALQKQIGDGKVLLALSGGVDSSVVAALLIKAIGKNLTCVHVNHGLLRKGEAEQVIDVFRNQMKANLVYVDATDRFLDKLAGVSDPEQKRKIIGKEFIDVFEEEAKKIEGVKFLGQGTIYPDILESHGVKAHHNVGGLPEKFGFELVEPVKLLFKDEVRVVGKQLGLPDNMVYRQPFPGPGLGVRCTGAITRDRLEAVRESDAILREEFAKAGLEGKVWQYFTVVPDYRSTGVKDGKRLWDWPVVIRAVNTKDAMTATVEEVPWPLLNKITQRILTEVKGVNRVLYDLSPKPCATIEWE from the coding sequence ATGGACAGCAACGTACGCCCGGATTCCATGGAGCGCATCACAACTCCTGAACTCGCAGAAGCATTCATCAATGAACAAGTCGCCGCACTGCAGAAGCAGATCGGAGACGGAAAGGTCCTATTGGCCCTCTCCGGAGGAGTCGATTCTTCCGTTGTCGCCGCACTGCTCATCAAAGCCATCGGCAAGAACCTCACCTGCGTTCACGTTAACCATGGACTTCTTCGTAAGGGGGAGGCCGAGCAGGTCATCGACGTGTTCCGCAACCAGATGAAAGCGAACCTTGTCTACGTAGATGCTACCGACAGATTCCTGGACAAGTTGGCAGGAGTATCGGATCCCGAGCAGAAGAGGAAAATCATCGGAAAGGAGTTCATAGATGTTTTCGAGGAGGAGGCCAAAAAGATAGAGGGCGTCAAGTTCCTTGGTCAGGGAACGATATACCCTGATATCCTCGAGAGTCACGGAGTCAAGGCCCACCACAACGTCGGTGGACTCCCAGAGAAGTTCGGATTCGAACTTGTCGAGCCCGTGAAGCTTCTGTTCAAGGACGAGGTCCGCGTGGTCGGAAAGCAGCTGGGACTCCCGGACAACATGGTGTACCGTCAGCCGTTTCCCGGACCCGGACTCGGAGTACGCTGCACCGGAGCTATCACGCGCGACCGTCTTGAGGCTGTCAGGGAATCCGATGCGATCCTCCGCGAGGAGTTCGCGAAGGCTGGACTCGAGGGTAAGGTATGGCAGTATTTCACAGTCGTCCCCGATTACCGTTCCACCGGAGTGAAGGACGGAAAGCGTCTCTGGGATTGGCCTGTCGTCATCCGTGCTGTCAACACCAAGGATGCCATGACCGCCACAGTGGAGGAGGTGCCTTGGCCCCTTCTCAACAAGATCACTCAGAGGATCCTGACGGAGGTCAAGGGCGTAAACCGTGTCCTGTATGACCTCTCTCCCAAACCCTGTGCCACCATCGAGTGGGAGTGA
- a CDS encoding bifunctional precorrin-2 dehydrogenase/sirohydrochlorin ferrochelatase, which yields MDHSADKQNGEKTVLMSPIYLSPGGRKIVVFGGGKVALRKCQHFKGFHIKVVSKEILPELCAIADEAIEADIDPSTAAQYMNGADIVIAATSVHELNDSIRDISMSKGIMTNSAHGGGDVLIPSVLKRPGYSVTVSSEGRVPAFPPYVVRALDGFLDPSYDSMLELLVRIRPIIKEKIATQPERAKFLADVLENEKVWGLLKDGKEEDAFQTIMSEGGLQ from the coding sequence ATGGACCATTCCGCCGATAAACAAAATGGAGAAAAAACTGTTCTGATGTCCCCGATTTATCTTTCACCAGGCGGACGCAAGATAGTGGTTTTCGGCGGAGGAAAAGTCGCTCTGAGAAAATGTCAGCATTTCAAAGGATTCCACATAAAGGTGGTCTCGAAAGAGATACTGCCAGAATTATGCGCAATCGCTGATGAAGCCATTGAAGCGGACATCGATCCATCCACTGCTGCTCAATACATGAACGGTGCTGACATCGTCATAGCGGCAACATCAGTCCATGAACTTAACGATTCCATAAGGGACATCTCGATGTCCAAGGGGATAATGACCAATTCCGCGCACGGAGGCGGAGACGTCCTCATACCCTCGGTTCTCAAACGTCCGGGATATTCCGTTACAGTATCATCAGAAGGACGTGTCCCGGCATTCCCCCCATATGTCGTCAGGGCACTGGATGGATTCCTCGATCCTTCCTATGATTCAATGCTCGAACTCCTGGTGAGGATCAGACCTATAATTAAGGAAAAGATCGCAACACAACCAGAAAGGGCCAAGTTCCTTGCTGATGTTCTAGAAAATGAAAAGGTCTGGGGCCTTCTGAAGGACGGCAAAGAGGAGGATGCCTTCCAGACAATAATGAGTGAGGGCGGATTGCAATGA
- the hemC gene encoding hydroxymethylbilane synthase, with protein MIVGTRESKLAMRQTEIFQKKMAESFPEVPIEIVSMKALGDIDLTSPLNAMSGVGAFVRELDDAMLQKKIDASVNSLKDIPTKMAPGLTVAAIFKRDSPEDIILPCPLEDLPKGARVGTSSVRRMRLIQSIRPDIEIVQLRGNIHTRLNKLDNGEYDAILLAKAGLERMGIERPMHTLDKRVFIPAPGQGTIAVECRSDDEETIRKLKTLDHAETRAAVDTEREIMRIMGAGCSAPVGINAEVDGDSIIVRAISFDYTPEPRKVEVTIPLKHDPQVLQDIADYLIGKRDSL; from the coding sequence ATGATCGTCGGGACCAGAGAGAGCAAGCTGGCGATGCGCCAGACGGAGATCTTCCAGAAGAAGATGGCCGAATCCTTCCCGGAAGTGCCCATTGAGATCGTATCCATGAAGGCTCTGGGCGATATCGACCTCACATCCCCTCTCAACGCCATGTCTGGAGTCGGCGCATTCGTCCGTGAATTGGACGATGCCATGCTTCAGAAGAAGATCGATGCGTCCGTCAATTCCCTGAAGGACATCCCCACGAAGATGGCTCCCGGGCTCACCGTGGCGGCGATATTCAAAAGGGATTCCCCCGAGGATATCATCCTTCCCTGTCCGCTGGAAGACCTTCCGAAAGGTGCGAGGGTAGGAACGTCGTCCGTCAGAAGGATGAGGCTGATCCAATCCATCCGCCCGGACATCGAAATCGTACAGCTGAGAGGGAACATACACACCCGCCTGAACAAACTGGATAACGGCGAGTATGATGCCATACTCCTGGCCAAGGCAGGATTGGAGAGAATGGGCATAGAACGTCCCATGCATACTCTGGACAAGAGGGTTTTCATCCCCGCTCCCGGACAGGGGACCATCGCTGTGGAATGCAGGTCCGACGACGAGGAGACGATCAGAAAGCTCAAGACCCTGGACCATGCGGAGACCCGTGCCGCCGTGGATACTGAAAGGGAGATCATGAGGATAATGGGTGCCGGATGCTCCGCACCCGTGGGGATCAACGCCGAGGTTGACGGTGACTCGATCATCGTCAGGGCGATATCTTTCGATTACACGCCCGAACCCAGGAAGGTAGAGGTCACCATACCATTGAAACACGATCCGCAGGTATTGCAGGATATCGCGGATTACCTTATCGGAAAGAGGGATTCGCTATGA
- a CDS encoding glutamyl-tRNA reductase, which yields MIVSMHITHSSAGGTEGLNNVVTILEKTVPDYISEMDFVSEYVVVRTCNRFEVYTATQDNHSVIACLENLIRSIVPSSNISYILEDKDSIKHLFRVVCGLDSLIVGEDQIQHQVRECYFKAKEEGHVGMMLDRLFEKAIIVGKRVRSETELNKGAVSVGSASVELAESKIGDLNGKAITILGAGDMASVIAKNLIGKNIGTVFVSNRTYSRALELANELGGNAVSMDRMKDAIADSDLVLVATGAPHTVVHKPVIERAMAMRPNRKLLIIDVSIPHNVDDDIVDVPNVELDNMDSLETIAQKNVERRMSEISSAEKIIGQELSKMDAEKREETANEIIRLIGMKMATIREKELETAISHSSSTDVETLLDDMSRAIVNKITADLYVNLRRASREGDISSCNTLAELFGVR from the coding sequence ATGATAGTCAGCATGCACATAACCCATTCCTCTGCAGGTGGGACGGAGGGATTGAACAATGTGGTTACGATTCTGGAAAAGACCGTTCCTGATTACATATCTGAAATGGATTTCGTGTCCGAGTATGTCGTAGTACGCACATGCAACCGTTTCGAGGTCTACACTGCCACCCAAGACAACCATTCTGTCATCGCTTGTCTGGAGAACTTGATTCGCTCCATCGTCCCATCGTCCAACATCTCATACATACTGGAAGACAAAGACAGCATCAAGCATCTATTCAGAGTGGTCTGCGGACTGGACTCACTGATCGTCGGAGAGGACCAGATTCAGCATCAGGTCCGCGAATGTTATTTCAAGGCCAAGGAAGAAGGGCATGTCGGAATGATGCTCGACCGTCTTTTCGAAAAGGCCATAATAGTCGGCAAGAGGGTGAGATCGGAGACAGAACTCAACAAAGGTGCAGTATCCGTCGGTTCCGCGTCAGTCGAACTTGCCGAATCCAAGATAGGGGATCTGAACGGAAAGGCCATCACAATATTGGGTGCCGGCGATATGGCCTCAGTCATTGCGAAGAATCTGATCGGAAAGAACATTGGCACCGTCTTTGTTTCCAACCGTACCTACAGTCGCGCTTTGGAACTTGCCAACGAGCTTGGCGGAAACGCGGTGAGTATGGACAGGATGAAGGATGCGATAGCTGATAGCGATCTTGTCCTCGTTGCCACAGGAGCACCCCACACAGTTGTCCACAAGCCTGTGATAGAGCGCGCCATGGCAATGCGTCCGAATAGAAAACTTCTGATCATAGACGTATCCATCCCCCATAATGTGGATGATGACATAGTAGACGTCCCCAATGTGGAATTGGACAACATGGACTCCCTGGAGACAATAGCCCAGAAGAACGTCGAACGCAGGATGAGCGAGATCTCATCGGCCGAGAAGATCATCGGACAGGAACTGTCCAAGATGGATGCCGAGAAGAGAGAAGAGACCGCCAACGAGATCATCAGGCTCATAGGTATGAAGATGGCGACCATAAGGGAGAAGGAGCTCGAGACAGCAATCTCCCACAGTTCCTCCACGGATGTGGAGACTTTACTGGACGACATGTCCAGAGCAATAGTGAACAAGATCACGGCCGATCTGTACGTGAACCTGAGACGCGCCTCCCGCGAGGGAGATATCAGTTCATGCAACACTTTGGCAGAATTATTCGGAGTTAGGTGA
- a CDS encoding glutamate-1-semialdehyde 2,1-aminomutase, with amino-acid sequence MDRSAELYARSSKVSPGGVSSPVRAFKPNPVFIAKGQGSKVWDADGNEYIDLCMAYGPLITGHACPRVMEAAKEQISRGTVYGAPSEPELNLIERIVKEVPSAEMVRLGCSGTEATMHAIRVARGVTGRDDIIKMNGGFHGAHDAALVAAGSGSAGGVPSSKGVLKDVAKHTFTAEYNDAQNMSDILDKNDIACVIMEPILGNVGIVTPEKRYLEEVRKITNEHDTVLIFDEVIMGFRASSGGAQKRYGVTPDMTTMGKIVGGGFAAGAFMGKKEIMENVAPQGQVYVAGTFAGNPVSAAAGLAAIDLMCSNNNYDKLEKRTDCLVRAIRESMADNKVTGCVNSVASIFSIFFGIEKATNGTEAMKADRQMFDRMFRYMLANGVYLPPSALEVDFMSIAHSKEDVAELEEKFKGFFESVKQ; translated from the coding sequence ATGGACAGATCCGCTGAACTCTACGCAAGATCCTCGAAAGTATCTCCTGGAGGAGTCTCCAGTCCTGTAAGGGCATTCAAACCCAACCCCGTATTCATCGCCAAAGGACAGGGCAGCAAAGTCTGGGATGCGGACGGAAACGAATACATCGACCTCTGTATGGCCTACGGGCCGCTCATCACAGGGCACGCATGCCCCAGGGTCATGGAGGCAGCGAAAGAGCAGATTTCCCGCGGTACGGTCTACGGTGCCCCTTCAGAGCCCGAACTGAATCTGATCGAGAGGATCGTCAAAGAGGTCCCGTCCGCAGAGATGGTCAGGCTCGGATGCTCAGGCACAGAGGCCACCATGCATGCCATCCGTGTCGCGAGAGGCGTCACAGGAAGGGACGACATCATCAAAATGAACGGGGGATTCCACGGTGCGCACGATGCCGCGTTGGTCGCGGCAGGCTCCGGAAGTGCTGGGGGCGTTCCCTCATCCAAAGGTGTCCTGAAGGACGTCGCAAAGCACACATTCACAGCAGAATACAACGATGCCCAGAACATGTCCGACATACTGGATAAGAATGATATCGCATGCGTCATCATGGAACCAATACTCGGAAATGTCGGGATAGTCACTCCCGAGAAGAGATATCTGGAGGAAGTGCGCAAGATCACGAATGAACATGATACCGTCCTGATATTCGACGAGGTCATCATGGGATTCCGTGCATCGTCCGGTGGCGCTCAGAAAAGATACGGCGTGACCCCAGATATGACCACTATGGGGAAGATTGTTGGTGGAGGATTCGCCGCCGGGGCATTCATGGGAAAGAAAGAGATCATGGAGAATGTCGCTCCCCAAGGGCAGGTCTATGTGGCAGGCACATTCGCTGGCAACCCGGTATCTGCCGCGGCAGGTCTCGCCGCCATCGATCTGATGTGCAGCAATAACAATTACGACAAACTGGAGAAGCGCACAGACTGCCTCGTCAGAGCGATCAGGGAATCCATGGCTGACAACAAGGTTACCGGATGCGTCAACAGCGTGGCATCCATATTCTCGATATTCTTCGGAATCGAGAAGGCGACCAACGGAACCGAGGCCATGAAGGCTGACCGTCAGATGTTCGACAGGATGTTCAGGTACATGCTGGCGAACGGTGTCTATCTTCCTCCGTCCGCACTTGAGGTGGATTTCATGTCCATTGCACACTCCAAAGAGGATGTGGCGGAACTGGAAGAGAAATTCAAAGGATTCTTCGAGAGCGTGAAGCAATGA
- the hemB gene encoding porphobilinogen synthase encodes MYPEVRLRRLRQSERMRELVAETKLNANQFILPIFFDETISQEKTTSSMPGVTTFPLKDYDAIASGIQGNGVNNVLVFGVPAKKDAVGSGAYAKDGVVQKAIEGLKENSDMLVISDLCLCEYTDHGHCGVLSDCGCVKNDETIELYAKTAVSQADAGADIIAPSGMMDGQISAIRAALDDAGHKRVPIMAYSAKFYSAYYGPFRDVANSAPGKGNRAGYQMQCGNRKEAMREIEFDIAEGADMIMVKPAGPYLDIIRDAANTFDLPLAAYQVSGEYAMIKAAAANGWIDHDRVMMESLLGIKRAGADMIITYFAEDAAKLL; translated from the coding sequence ATGTATCCTGAAGTACGCCTCAGAAGGCTCAGACAGAGCGAAAGGATGAGAGAACTGGTAGCAGAGACCAAACTGAACGCGAATCAGTTCATCCTGCCCATCTTCTTCGACGAGACAATCAGTCAAGAGAAGACCACTTCCTCTATGCCCGGAGTTACGACATTCCCTCTCAAGGATTATGACGCCATTGCATCGGGGATACAAGGCAACGGCGTCAACAACGTACTCGTTTTCGGAGTACCCGCCAAGAAAGATGCGGTCGGTTCTGGAGCATATGCCAAGGACGGTGTCGTCCAGAAGGCCATCGAGGGACTGAAGGAGAACTCGGACATGCTGGTCATCTCCGACCTCTGCCTATGTGAATATACAGACCACGGGCACTGCGGTGTCCTTAGCGACTGCGGTTGCGTCAAGAACGATGAGACAATCGAGCTCTATGCGAAGACAGCAGTCTCACAGGCGGATGCTGGAGCGGACATCATTGCCCCCAGCGGAATGATGGACGGCCAGATCTCTGCGATCAGAGCCGCTCTGGACGATGCGGGACACAAGAGGGTCCCGATCATGGCCTACAGCGCGAAGTTCTACAGTGCCTACTACGGACCCTTCAGGGATGTCGCTAACTCCGCACCCGGCAAGGGCAACAGGGCAGGATACCAGATGCAGTGCGGGAACAGGAAGGAAGCGATGAGGGAGATAGAGTTCGATATCGCGGAAGGAGCCGATATGATAATGGTGAAGCCCGCAGGACCCTACCTCGATATCATAAGAGACGCGGCCAACACCTTCGATCTTCCCCTCGCGGCATATCAGGTCTCCGGAGAATACGCCATGATCAAAGCGGCCGCGGCCAACGGATGGATCGACCACGACCGCGTCATGATGGAGTCGCTCCTTGGAATTAAGAGAGCCGGCGCAGATATGATAATCACTTACTTCGCAGAGGATGCTGCAAAACTGTTGTGA